In Chlorobiota bacterium, the sequence GCAGATTGTTGACGACCGCGTGGAAAAAACCATCACCATCCATGCGGGTGCCGAGCAGATGGAGTTCCACGAATCGGTCCGGCTCTACCCGCCCGACACGCTGGCGCAGATGTTGAACGATGCCGGGCTTGTTCCGGTGGAATGGTTTGGCGATTACCACGGGTCGGCATTCCACCCCCGCCACTCGGCGCGGATGCTGGTGATTGCGCGGGCGGAGTAATCACATTTTCTTTTCTGCACGTTACTTTTTACCAGGGCCTTGGCTCACCTGCTTTGGAAGCAACAACGTCCTACCGCTGCTTCCCTTCCGAACACGTCAACAACAGCCATTTCCATAACCATCAAGGAGTTCCCGAATGTTGAACCGCCTTCTTCCCTACGCCGGCGCGATTGCCTTAGCGTTGGGCGTTGCCGTTGGTTGCTCAGAGAACAACATCACCGAGCCAGCCGCAGCAGCAGCAGCCACTACTGATCCTTACTACGTGCTTCGCCCTGATGCTTCGGCGATGAGCGACGTGAGCGAGCTTCCATCACTTGAGGAATTGATCGCCAGCAGCGGCGAGCTTACCACGCCAAACGCCAATCCTCCAGACACCGGCATTCGCCCGGGCGGCGGGAAAGATGGACGCGACACCGGGGTGAAGCCACCAAAACCACCGCGTGACCCACGTGATACCGGAGTGAAGCCGCCAAAACCACCGCGTGACCCACGTGATACCGGAGTGAAGCCGCCAAAGCCACCGCGTGACCCTCGCGACACCGGAGTGAAGCCGCCAAAGCCGCCACGTGATCCTCGCGACACCGGGGTGAAGCCACCACGCGACCCACGTGACACCGGGGTGAAACCACCACGCGACACCGCAGTGAAGCCCCCAAAAGGTCCACGCGATTACGGCCGCTTGCAGATGGGAACGTACAGCCGGATCATCAAACAATTGCAGCTGACCAGCGAGCAAGATTCGGCGGTCCGCATTTGCTTCGAGAGCTACCGCCGCTGCGTGGGCGATGCTGCAAAAACCTACGGCGCGGCACGCCAAGCCTTGAAAGCACAATTTGATGCCGCCTACCGCGAACTCCGTTCGCAGCCAAAAGGTCCAGAGCGTGACTCGGCCATAAAGGCACTTCGCGAAAACTACATTGCCAGCGTCACAGCGTTGAACGCGAACTACGATGCCCAGGTGAAAGAATGCCAAACCAGCTTTGAAGGCTGCGTGACAAGCAACCTTACGCCGGAGCAGTTGGAGCGTTGGACCCGCCTGCTGGCAACGGTCAAACGATAATCTCTTGAAGGGGTTGGAACGATCGAGCCGGAAATCAGCAATGGTTTCCGGCTCGGTTTTTTTTTTGGGGGGATGGAGAAAATTTGCGGGCAGCCACTTACGCCGGCAGCATCACGGCATCCGATTGGCGCAGGGGGCCTTCTTGCACCCCGATTCTTGTGGCCAATCCCTCCTCAATCAGCCTGTTCAAAATGCCCAGCCCCTCACGCTCCTCCCTCACGCTCATTTTTTCTCGATAGCCCAACCGTTCGGCTGCGCGTTCCACAACGGCGTGCGCGGGGATTGGTCCATCGGCATCGCGCAATGCTTCCACCATCTTCCCTCGCCAGAACCGGCGCGGGATTCCGCACAGGGTTGGCTCGGAGGGGCGAACGTCATCGGGATGGAACAGCGCACGCTGCGGGATGCCTGCCGACGCGCAATCTTGGCGCACCGGGCACGCGGCGCAGTTTGGTTTGCGGGCGGTGCAGATGGTGGAGCCAAGGTCCATCAACGCTTGGTGCCAACGGAACGATTCCCCCGCCGGAAGAATCGCCGCCGCAACAGCTTCCACCGTTGCGGGCGGCATTGCCTGGCGCGGGGAGTGGCACCGGAAAAAGAGCCGCGAGATCACCCGCTGGATATTCACATCCACCACCGGAACATCCATCCCAAACGCAAAGCATTGGATTGCCGCCACGGTGTATTCCCCCAACCCCGGCAACGCCCGAAGCTGATCCGCACCGGAGGGGAACAGGCCGGAATGTTCCTCCACAATCGCCCGCGCCGATTCCTGCAACCGGAGTGCGCGGCGGTTGTAGCCCATCCCCCGCCACGCCCGCAGCAGCTCACCTTTCCCCGACGAAGCCAACGCCGCAACCGTTGGGAACTGCCGCAAAAATTCCGGCAGCCGCCCAGCCACCCGCGCCGATTGCGTCTGCTGCAACATCACCTCGCTTACCAGCACCACGTACGGATCAACGATGGTTTCGGCCCCTTCCTCCCGCGCCAATTTCCGCCACGGGAATTCCTTCCCCTGCTGCCGGAACCACGCCAGCAGCTGCCGGCGGATTGGGCGATGGAAACGATGGAACGTCAGCGGAAGCCGCGCGGAGGTTGTTGCCATGCCGAAAAAGTAAAGATGTTTCCCGCAACCGCCGCACGGTTGGCGGGCGTTGGGTTTGGGGGCTATGTTTGCGGGAAGTTCGCGCCGCAGACGCACGACGCGGCGGCATATCACGCAGAGTTTTTATCCTTTCCATCATGCACGTTATCAACTCCGTTACCGAACTGATCGGCAACACTCCACTTCTACAAATCAACAAGGTTATTGGCCCAACCAAAGGGACCGTTCTGGCAAAAATGGAGAGCGCGAACCCTGGCGGATCGGTCAAAGATCGGATCGGCATCAGGATGATAGAGGCCGCCGAGCGCGAGGGGAAGATCAAGCCTGGCGGGTTGATTATCGAGCCAACCAGCGGCAACACCGGAATTGGCTTGGTGCTGGCGGCAATCCAGAAAGGCTACCGCACCCTGTTCGTGATGACCGACAAAGCATCCGTGGAGCGGGTCCGCTACCTGAAAGCCATGGGGGCCGAGGTCCTGATTGTCAGCAGCGCGGCAAAGGCAAGCTCGCCGGAATATTATTTCAACACCGCGCAACGGCTGGCCAGCGAGCTTCCGAACGCGCTGATGCTGAACCAGTACGACAACCCCGCAAACCCCGAAGCCCACTACTACGGGACCGCCCCAGAAATCTGGGAGCAGACCGAAGGGCGCATCACCCATTTCATTGCCGGGATGGGAACCGGGGGAACAATCAGCGGGTGCGGAAGATTTTTCAAGGAGAAGAACCCGAACATCAAGGTGATCGGTGCGGACCCAACGGGGTCCTCGCTGAAAACCTACAAGGAGACCGGGCGGCTGGTTGAAGCACTCCCCTACTTGGTGGAAGGCGTTGGGCAGGAGCGGATCCCCGGCAACCTTAATTTCAACGTGGTGGATGAGGTCTTCAACGTCAGCGACCGCGAGGCGTTCGTGATGGCGCGGCGGCTTGCACGCGAGGAAGGAATCTTCACCGGAGGCTCCACCGGAATGAACTTTGCCGCCGCCGCCGCAAAAGCCCGCAGCATGAACGAAGGGGATGTGATGGTGGTGATTGTGTGCGACACCGGCGAGCGGTATCTAACCAAACATCACTCCGACGAGTGGTTGCAGGAGAAAGGATTTTTGGAACGTGAGAAGATCACGCTGGGGATGGTGCAGGAGCTGAAAGTGCGGCGCGAAGGGCGAATCGCCATGCTATCGGCCACGCCAGGGATGAGCGTGCGCGACGCGTTGAACCTGATGAACGCCCACGGCTTCAGCCAGCTTCCGGTGATGGAGGATGGAACGCCCGTTGGTTCCCTGCGCGACAACCGAGTGATGGCCGCTGTGCTGGACGACCGCGAGCTGCTGGACCGTTCCGTCAGCGAGGTGATGGAGGAGAGTTTCCCCGTGGTGAAGCACACCACCGAAGCCAGCAACGCCATTCGCTACTTGAAAGATGCCCGCGCAATTTTGATTGAAGATTACGGCACGATCTCCGGCATCCTAACGCGGCATGATCTGGTGGAGTTTTCTTGATCTTGGAAGCACGATAACCAGCAAACCGAAGCGGCTCTTGAAGAAGGTTCTTCAAGAGCCGCAACAGTATTGATGAAAACGGTTCGCAGTGCTTACCGTGCCAGGACGAACTTGGCTCGTTTCACACCAGCGGGCGTTGTCACTTCGGCAAGATAGACCCCGGTTTTCAGCCGTCCGTTGGCGATCATCTCCACTTGGTTTCCTGTCTCGGCAATGTTCCGTTCGGCAGCATAGACGCGGTTGCCAAGCAGGTCGTAAATGGCAATCGCCACGGTGGCGTTTGGTTCCTGGGTGGCGTAGTTAAGCGTCACGATGGTGTTGTCGCGATTGGCCAGCACCGCAAGGCCGTTGGCCTGATTGCTTGGCTCCACCGCAACGCTGCTGATCGCCCCTTCAACCGGTTCGGGCCATGCTGATTGGAAGACCTCACGGGTGGCGTTATCCTGAAGGAACACAACAGCGTTCAGGTTCTTGAAGTTCTCAACAGAATTTTCTGTTGTGTGGTTGATCCGGTTGGCAGCCTGCCCATCAAGCGATAAGCGATAGCTCCCCTGGAAGGTAAACGTCTCGGTAAAGGTCACGGGGACGCCAGCTTTTAACGGCTCGATGGCTCTTCCTTTGTCATCGGGGAGCATTTTCTTGACGACCTGGAAGAACTCCTTCTCACCATTGGATTTGACATTCTTCTCCGTACGATTTTCGATAATCAGCGTGTGCAATCGCAGGTTATTGGAGTTGATGTCAATGCCGGGAACAATCTCGGTTGTCACCGTAACGGTGGTTCCTTCAACTTTTATTGAGGAGTTGATTTTGTGGAACGTCGGCACGCTGGTAAATGCGGCGTACAGCTGTGGCGTGTAGCTGTTGGCGTTCCCATCCCAGCCGCCATCAACCTCCATTCTTGGAATAGAGTTGATCCCGTAATACCCACGGCGGTTCACTGTTTCGTTTGTGGCATAAGGGTCGCCAGTTCCGGGGAAGTCTTGCTGGTATTTCACCACGGTGTAATCGTCCACCGGATAGAGCTTCAGGATCGTGTGCAGATTATCGTTCCCCGGCTTGCACGGGGGGCAGGTTGATGATGTGAAGACTTCCTGCAACGGGCGGCGTTTCTCCATCTTCGTTGTCACGGTCAGGTTCACCATTAACGAAAGTTTCTCCTGGCCCTTGGCGTTCGTTGCGAACTCAACGTTTGCCTCGTAATTCTGCTCGGCCAGCCCTTTGGTGTCAATCGTAAAGGTGACGTTCTTCGAGCTGCCAGCAGGAACATCCACCGCTTCCAGTGGGGTAACGGCCAACCACGAAGCATCGTTTGGGATCGTGATGGTTGCCGATAGCGGAACGATGCCGGTATTGCGCACCGTGACCGTAAAGTTCCTTGTGGTATCTGGCTTCATAATCTCGCTACGGCTTGTTGGGGAGATCTGCCCAATCGCCGTCGGTTCGCCTTCGGTGTATTTGTACACCTTCGGGGTTTGATACCCGCTGACCATATACAACCCAGTGCCATCGCTTGGCATTGATGCAACGTTGTAGGTGCCAGCAGGAAGCGCGTATGTTGATTCCCATTTATTCTTTGCCGGATCGTAGGAATACGTGGCATCCAGCGCGGTGCCGTTGTACGCCCCTGCGGTTGCATACACTTTCCCATTCAGCGACCCAACGGCCAAGCGGGTTAGTGGCGTTGGATAGCTGGCCCCGCTGCTCCATGCGATGCTCCCATCTTCAGCAACCAGGCCCTTGTACACAAAGTTGTTATACGCGCTGGAGTTGGTTCCGCCAATCAAGTAGATGGTGTTATCAACCGCTGCGGCAGCGGAGTACGCGCTGGCAGCCGGCGGTGCCGATTGCGCAGCCCACGTGTCGGTTGCCGGATCATAGACTTGCGTGCCGGATGTCACCGTTCCAGCCGAGTTGTACCCGTTAAGGATGTAGATTTTTCCGCCAACCACCGCGCCAGCAACCTGGTACACCGGCGTTGGGATGTCGGCTTTTTTTGTGAACTGATCCGTTGCCGGGTCATACTCCAACACCGATGCCGCCATCACCCGCGTGTTGCCGCTAGTGTAGTAGCCCCCAGCGATGTAGATTTTTCCGTTGATTGCCGCAGCATATCCCCCTGCACGGGCTTCCGGCATATTGGCAATCCGCACCCACTTCGTTGCTCCGCCGGTCATGTCCAGCATAATCGAACTTGAAACGAACGATCCGCTCGACTGGCCGATCTGAGATTCTAACCCGCCAAAAACATACAGCTTGCCATCCATGGTGGCCGTCTGATGCCAGCTGCGATATGCAGTTGATGAGATTTCGGGCAATGATGCCCACTGCCCAACGGTCCTTTGCTGGGCAAACACCAGCCAGCCAGCCACTGCAAGCAAGCAAGCTGCAATACGGTAGGAATTGTGCATCCGTCTCTCCTAAAAATGTGTGAACGGTTCTGTGAAAGTTGAAGGTCTTGAATGGGCCGAAACAGGCAGCCGCATCAACTGGGGGTTGGCCGATGCAAGAAGAGGGGGGGGCGGAACACAAGCAGACTGCCTGCGAT encodes:
- a CDS encoding A/G-specific adenine glycosylase, coding for MATTSARLPLTFHRFHRPIRRQLLAWFRQQGKEFPWRKLAREEGAETIVDPYVVLVSEVMLQQTQSARVAGRLPEFLRQFPTVAALASSGKGELLRAWRGMGYNRRALRLQESARAIVEEHSGLFPSGADQLRALPGLGEYTVAAIQCFAFGMDVPVVDVNIQRVISRLFFRCHSPRQAMPPATVEAVAAAILPAGESFRWHQALMDLGSTICTARKPNCAACPVRQDCASAGIPQRALFHPDDVRPSEPTLCGIPRRFWRGKMVEALRDADGPIPAHAVVERAAERLGYREKMSVREEREGLGILNRLIEEGLATRIGVQEGPLRQSDAVMLPA
- a CDS encoding T9SS type A sorting domain-containing protein, with protein sequence MHNSYRIAACLLAVAGWLVFAQQRTVGQWASLPEISSTAYRSWHQTATMDGKLYVFGGLESQIGQSSGSFVSSSIMLDMTGGATKWVRIANMPEARAGGYAAAINGKIYIAGGYYTSGNTRVMAASVLEYDPATDQFTKKADIPTPVYQVAGAVVGGKIYILNGYNSAGTVTSGTQVYDPATDTWAAQSAPPAASAYSAAAAVDNTIYLIGGTNSSAYNNFVYKGLVAEDGSIAWSSGASYPTPLTRLAVGSLNGKVYATAGAYNGTALDATYSYDPAKNKWESTYALPAGTYNVASMPSDGTGLYMVSGYQTPKVYKYTEGEPTAIGQISPTSRSEIMKPDTTRNFTVTVRNTGIVPLSATITIPNDASWLAVTPLEAVDVPAGSSKNVTFTIDTKGLAEQNYEANVEFATNAKGQEKLSLMVNLTVTTKMEKRRPLQEVFTSSTCPPCKPGNDNLHTILKLYPVDDYTVVKYQQDFPGTGDPYATNETVNRRGYYGINSIPRMEVDGGWDGNANSYTPQLYAAFTSVPTFHKINSSIKVEGTTVTVTTEIVPGIDINSNNLRLHTLIIENRTEKNVKSNGEKEFFQVVKKMLPDDKGRAIEPLKAGVPVTFTETFTFQGSYRLSLDGQAANRINHTTENSVENFKNLNAVVFLQDNATREVFQSAWPEPVEGAISSVAVEPSNQANGLAVLANRDNTIVTLNYATQEPNATVAIAIYDLLGNRVYAAERNIAETGNQVEMIANGRLKTGVYLAEVTTPAGVKRAKFVLAR
- a CDS encoding pyridoxal-phosphate dependent enzyme — translated: MHVINSVTELIGNTPLLQINKVIGPTKGTVLAKMESANPGGSVKDRIGIRMIEAAEREGKIKPGGLIIEPTSGNTGIGLVLAAIQKGYRTLFVMTDKASVERVRYLKAMGAEVLIVSSAAKASSPEYYFNTAQRLASELPNALMLNQYDNPANPEAHYYGTAPEIWEQTEGRITHFIAGMGTGGTISGCGRFFKEKNPNIKVIGADPTGSSLKTYKETGRLVEALPYLVEGVGQERIPGNLNFNVVDEVFNVSDREAFVMARRLAREEGIFTGGSTGMNFAAAAAKARSMNEGDVMVVIVCDTGERYLTKHHSDEWLQEKGFLEREKITLGMVQELKVRREGRIAMLSATPGMSVRDALNLMNAHGFSQLPVMEDGTPVGSLRDNRVMAAVLDDRELLDRSVSEVMEESFPVVKHTTEASNAIRYLKDARAILIEDYGTISGILTRHDLVEFS